One Pseudomonas abieticivorans genomic region harbors:
- a CDS encoding DEAD/DEAH box helicase has product MSFASLGLSEALVRAIEAAGYTQPTPVQQRAIPAVLQGRDLMVAAQTGTGKTGGFALPILERLFPNGHPDKSQRHGPRQPRVLVLTPTRELAAQVHDSFKVYARDLKFVSACIFGGVGMNPQVQAMSRGVDVLVACPGRLLDLCGQGSVDLSHVEILVLDEADRMLDMGFVHDVKKVLARLPAKRQNLLFSATFSKDITDLAGKLLHNPERIEVTPPNTTVERIEQRVYRLAASHKRSLLSHLITQGAWEQVLVFTRTKHGANRLAEYLEKHGLSAVAIHGNKSQNARTKALADFKAGSVRILVATDIAARGLDIDQLPHVVNFELPNVDEDYVHRIGRTGRAGRSGEAISLVAPDEEKLLKSIERMTKQKIPDGDLMGFDITAVEAEKPEVRERPQANNPRNSRGGSRAEGSNAGGAGRKDKGKDKGKEKPAGARSERQPRDQKPRQAQPAQPQAQAQVSSANRAPDEFLDDEVDNFGNRADYVSPYQGKGQQGRNRRPGAPAAAAPGAAAPASAPRQGRPAGGARTGGGARTPAAGGEGAKRNNPRNGSNSAGGSRDGQARRDSAPRNRRPARDDQPRSEPAVKNPRESQSQPKIITKESKIDRFPTAEQLEQLESLPSRRNGEKPALLTRNREA; this is encoded by the coding sequence ATGTCCTTTGCTTCCCTCGGTCTCTCCGAGGCTTTAGTCCGTGCCATCGAGGCGGCGGGCTATACCCAGCCTACTCCGGTGCAACAGCGGGCCATTCCCGCCGTGTTGCAAGGTCGCGACCTGATGGTTGCGGCACAGACAGGTACTGGTAAAACCGGCGGTTTCGCCCTTCCAATCCTGGAACGGCTGTTTCCCAACGGTCACCCGGACAAGTCCCAGCGTCACGGCCCGCGCCAACCGCGCGTGCTGGTGCTGACCCCGACGCGCGAACTGGCCGCCCAAGTGCATGACAGCTTCAAGGTCTATGCCCGCGACCTGAAATTCGTCAGCGCCTGCATCTTCGGTGGCGTCGGCATGAACCCTCAGGTTCAGGCCATGTCCCGTGGCGTGGACGTGCTGGTAGCCTGCCCAGGCCGCCTGCTCGACCTGTGCGGCCAAGGCAGTGTCGACCTGTCCCACGTTGAAATCCTGGTACTGGATGAAGCCGACCGCATGCTCGACATGGGCTTTGTCCATGACGTGAAAAAGGTATTGGCCCGCTTGCCTGCCAAGCGTCAGAACCTTTTGTTCTCGGCGACGTTCTCCAAAGACATCACCGACCTTGCCGGCAAGCTGCTGCACAACCCAGAGCGCATCGAAGTCACCCCGCCGAACACCACGGTGGAGCGTATCGAGCAACGGGTCTATCGCCTGGCTGCCAGCCACAAGCGTTCGCTGCTGTCGCACCTGATTACCCAGGGCGCGTGGGAGCAAGTGCTGGTGTTCACCCGCACCAAGCACGGCGCCAACCGCCTGGCCGAGTACCTGGAAAAGCACGGCCTGAGCGCTGTCGCCATCCACGGTAACAAGAGCCAGAACGCCCGCACCAAAGCCTTGGCCGACTTCAAGGCTGGCTCCGTGCGCATTCTGGTTGCCACCGATATCGCCGCCCGCGGCCTGGATATCGACCAACTGCCCCACGTGGTCAACTTCGAGCTGCCCAACGTCGATGAAGACTACGTGCACCGTATCGGCCGTACTGGCCGTGCCGGGCGCAGCGGCGAGGCGATCTCGCTGGTGGCTCCAGACGAAGAGAAGCTGCTCAAGAGCATTGAGCGCATGACCAAGCAGAAGATCCCGGACGGCGATCTGATGGGCTTCGACATCACGGCTGTCGAGGCCGAGAAACCCGAAGTTCGCGAGCGCCCTCAAGCGAACAACCCACGCAATTCGCGCGGTGGTTCGCGTGCCGAAGGTTCGAACGCCGGCGGTGCCGGTCGCAAGGACAAAGGCAAGGATAAAGGCAAGGAAAAGCCCGCCGGGGCGCGTTCTGAACGCCAACCCCGTGACCAGAAGCCACGTCAGGCCCAGCCTGCTCAGCCACAGGCGCAGGCACAGGTGTCTTCGGCCAACCGTGCGCCGGATGAGTTCCTGGACGACGAAGTCGATAACTTTGGCAACCGCGCTGACTACGTGAGCCCTTACCAGGGCAAGGGCCAGCAAGGCCGCAACCGTCGCCCGGGCGCACCGGCCGCAGCTGCGCCTGGCGCAGCTGCACCAGCTTCGGCCCCGCGCCAAGGTCGCCCAGCGGGCGGCGCCCGTACTGGCGGTGGTGCACGCACCCCGGCAGCCGGTGGCGAAGGTGCCAAGCGCAACAACCCGCGCAATGGCAGCAACAGCGCAGGTGGCAGCCGTGACGGCCAGGCGCGCCGTGACAGCGCACCTCGCAACCGCCGCCCGGCGCGTGACGATCAGCCACGCTCGGAACCTGCGGTGAAAAACCCGCGGGAAAGCCAGAGCCAGCCGAAAATCATAACCAAGGAATCGAAGATCGATCGTTTCCCGACTGCCGAGCAGCTGGAACAGCTGGAATCGCTGCCAAGCCGTCGCAATGGTGAGAAGCCTGCGCTGCTGACCCGCAACCGCGAGGCGTAA
- a CDS encoding substrate-binding periplasmic protein — MPAIAPFLTALLLTCLSLTAYGEKLRIVTEPWAPYVYLENGKAKGIDYEITALVFQRLGIDVQWEFLPWKRCLAMLDKGEADGVLDIFLTSERDAQLLYPNEPLSDVEFVLFTANARPHRFTTLDDLKGLTVGISPGYFYGRDFMDATTFKREGAPTHEANFGKLIRGRVDLVITDRRVGERAIQTLGLQGQVSALPAVISREKQYLAVRRGAGMDLLIQRFAAELRRFKREPAYTELLARYASDSETLKKPENTPKAARSETVEQHESSAL, encoded by the coding sequence ATGCCTGCTATAGCCCCGTTCTTGACAGCCTTGCTCCTGACTTGCCTGAGCCTGACCGCTTACGGCGAGAAGCTTCGTATCGTCACCGAACCCTGGGCACCCTACGTGTACTTGGAAAACGGCAAGGCCAAGGGTATCGACTACGAGATCACTGCCCTGGTGTTCCAGCGCCTAGGTATCGATGTGCAGTGGGAATTCCTGCCGTGGAAGCGTTGCCTGGCGATGCTCGACAAGGGCGAGGCCGATGGCGTGCTGGATATTTTCCTGACCAGCGAACGCGATGCCCAACTGCTATACCCAAATGAGCCACTGTCGGATGTGGAGTTCGTGCTGTTCACCGCCAATGCGCGGCCGCACCGCTTCACCACCCTGGATGACCTCAAAGGCCTGACCGTGGGCATCTCGCCGGGTTATTTCTATGGCCGCGACTTCATGGACGCCACCACCTTCAAACGCGAAGGCGCACCCACCCACGAGGCGAATTTCGGCAAGCTGATCCGTGGCCGCGTGGACCTGGTTATCACTGATCGCCGCGTGGGCGAACGAGCCATCCAGACCTTGGGCCTGCAAGGCCAGGTCAGCGCCTTGCCCGCAGTCATCAGCCGCGAAAAACAGTACCTGGCCGTGCGCCGGGGTGCCGGCATGGACTTGCTGATCCAGCGATTTGCCGCTGAATTGCGCCGTTTCAAGCGCGAGCCGGCCTACACTGAACTGTTGGCACGCTACGCCAGCGACAGCGAAACGCTAAAAAAGCCGGAAAATACCCCTAAAGCGGCCCGTTCCGAAACCGTTGAGCAGCATGAAAGCAGCGCATTGTGA
- the metF gene encoding methylenetetrahydrofolate reductase [NAD(P)H], whose protein sequence is MSQERRFSFEFFPTKTDAGHEKLLNVARQLAGYKPDFFSCTYGAGGSTRDRTLNTVLQLEHEVKVPAAPHLSCVGDSKDDLRGLLAQYKDAGIKRIVALRGDLPSGMGMASGELRHANDLVEFIRQESGSHFHIEVAAYPEMHPQAHNFEDDLKNFVRKAKAGADSAITQYFFNADSYFYFVERVQAMGVNIPIVPGIMPITNYSKLARFSDACGAEIPRWVRKQLEAYGDDVASIQKFGEEVISTMCEQLLQGGAPGLHFYTLNQAEPSLAIWNNLKLPR, encoded by the coding sequence ATGTCCCAAGAACGCCGCTTCAGCTTCGAGTTCTTCCCGACCAAGACCGACGCTGGGCATGAAAAACTGCTGAACGTGGCCCGCCAACTGGCTGGCTACAAGCCCGATTTCTTCTCCTGCACCTATGGTGCCGGTGGCTCTACCCGCGACCGCACGCTCAATACCGTGCTGCAGCTGGAACACGAAGTCAAAGTACCCGCCGCTCCGCACCTGTCGTGCGTGGGTGACAGCAAGGACGACCTGCGCGGCCTGCTGGCGCAATACAAGGATGCCGGCATCAAGCGCATCGTTGCCCTGCGTGGCGACCTGCCGTCCGGCATGGGCATGGCCAGTGGCGAACTGCGCCACGCCAACGACCTGGTCGAGTTCATTCGTCAGGAAAGCGGCAGCCACTTCCACATTGAAGTTGCCGCTTACCCGGAAATGCACCCACAAGCGCATAATTTCGAAGACGATCTGAAGAATTTCGTGCGCAAGGCCAAGGCCGGTGCCGACAGCGCGATCACCCAATACTTCTTCAACGCCGACAGCTACTTCTACTTCGTCGAGCGTGTGCAGGCCATGGGCGTGAACATCCCGATCGTGCCGGGCATCATGCCCATCACCAACTACAGCAAGCTGGCACGCTTTTCCGACGCCTGCGGTGCGGAAATCCCGCGCTGGGTCCGCAAGCAACTGGAAGCCTACGGCGATGACGTCGCCAGCATCCAGAAGTTTGGCGAAGAAGTAATCAGCACCATGTGCGAACAACTGCTGCAAGGCGGCGCACCTGGCTTGCACTTCTACACCCTGAACCAGGCCGAACCCAGCCTGGCGATCTGGAACAACCTGAAACTGCCACGCTGA